The Rissa tridactyla isolate bRisTri1 chromosome 6, bRisTri1.patW.cur.20221130, whole genome shotgun sequence genome includes a region encoding these proteins:
- the ATP5MK gene encoding ATP synthase membrane subunit K, mitochondrial: MAGHDSGSQHQFTGFQKYFNSYTITGRRNYVIATYTGVAMLVLYFKLRPKKKTPAVADK, translated from the exons ATGGCTGGCCATGACTCAGGATCTCAACACCAGTTCACGGGATTTCAGAAGTACTTCAATTCCTACACCATCACAGGCAGGAGGAAT TATGTAATAGCAACATACACAGGTGTTGCAATGCTCGTCTTGTATTTCAAGCTTAGACCTAAAAAGAAAACTCCTGCTGTGGCAGATAAGTAA